Proteins encoded in a region of the Clostridium beijerinckii genome:
- a CDS encoding NADH-quinone oxidoreductase subunit C, with protein MSKTSKNLISGLKTGYKQDIEIIEHTQIVIHIELDIFMDVIKKVKDYGFNFLVDLTAIEEERLSCVYHFMSLTTNELIRIKVKLDEKLEVPSLTKYWLAANVQEREAYDLFGINFIGHPDLKRILCQDDFVGHPLRKDFKVEKRR; from the coding sequence GTGAGTAAAACTAGTAAAAATCTGATTTCAGGATTAAAAACAGGGTATAAGCAAGATATTGAAATTATAGAACACACTCAGATTGTTATCCATATAGAATTAGATATTTTTATGGATGTTATAAAAAAGGTAAAAGATTATGGATTTAATTTTTTAGTTGATTTAACAGCGATTGAAGAAGAAAGACTAAGCTGTGTTTATCATTTTATGTCGTTAACAACCAATGAACTAATTAGAATTAAGGTAAAACTTGATGAGAAACTTGAAGTTCCTTCATTAACTAAATATTGGCTTGCAGCAAATGTTCAGGAAAGAGAAGCTTATGATTTATTCGGAATCAATTTTATTGGTCATCCAGATTTAAAAAGGATATTATGCCAAGATGATTTTGTAGGACATCCGCTTAGAAAAGATTTTAAGGTTGAAAAGCGAAGGTAG
- a CDS encoding NADH-quinone oxidoreductase subunit D — MEHNRDLHTEEMTLNFGPQHPSTHGVYRAIFTLDGEHIVNVENVIGYLHRGIEKLAESRTYNQFIPYTDRLDYLSGMLNELGYVQTVEKLAGIEVPERAEYIRIIMAELQRIASHQVFLGSMALDLNGHTPWMYFFRDREKVLDLLEMVCGSRMTTNYMRIGGVSYDVPEELIASLENFLNDMDKSFVEYERIITGNEIFQARTKGVGIISGEKALAYGLTGPNLRASGIDLDLRRDSPYGIYERFNFKVIVGKDGDCYERWIMRIGEMEESIKIIKQALEQIEEGPVLAKVPRLIKPPKGDIYHQIEGSKGTLGYYLVSDGSDKPYRIHIHGPSFVNIGAFPEMASGSTIQDAVAILASLDPILGEIDR; from the coding sequence ATGGAACATAACAGAGATTTGCATACTGAAGAAATGACTTTAAATTTTGGACCGCAGCATCCTAGTACTCATGGTGTATATAGAGCAATTTTTACTTTAGATGGTGAGCACATTGTCAATGTAGAAAATGTTATAGGCTATTTGCACAGAGGTATAGAAAAGTTAGCTGAATCCAGAACTTATAATCAATTTATACCTTATACTGATAGATTAGATTATTTATCTGGAATGTTAAATGAGTTAGGTTACGTTCAAACAGTAGAGAAGCTTGCTGGGATTGAAGTTCCAGAAAGAGCAGAATACATTCGTATAATAATGGCTGAATTGCAGAGAATAGCAAGTCATCAAGTTTTTTTAGGAAGTATGGCTCTTGATCTAAATGGACATACACCTTGGATGTACTTTTTTAGAGATAGAGAAAAAGTTTTAGATTTATTAGAGATGGTTTGTGGTTCTAGAATGACTACAAATTATATGCGTATCGGTGGAGTAAGCTACGATGTACCTGAAGAGCTCATCGCAAGTTTAGAAAATTTTCTTAATGACATGGATAAGAGTTTTGTTGAATATGAACGTATCATTACTGGTAATGAAATATTTCAAGCAAGAACTAAAGGTGTTGGAATAATTAGTGGAGAAAAAGCTTTAGCTTACGGTTTAACAGGTCCAAACCTTAGGGCTTCGGGAATTGATTTAGATTTAAGGCGTGATTCACCATATGGTATTTATGAGCGTTTTAACTTTAAAGTAATTGTCGGAAAAGATGGCGATTGCTACGAAAGATGGATAATGCGTATTGGAGAAATGGAAGAGAGTATAAAAATAATTAAGCAAGCACTAGAACAAATTGAAGAAGGTCCGGTTTTAGCTAAAGTTCCAAGGCTGATAAAACCGCCCAAAGGAGATATTTATCATCAAATAGAAGGTTCTAAAGGTACACTCGGATATTACTTAGTAAGTGATGGATCAGATAAACCGTATAGAATTCACATACATGGCCCATCTTTTGTTAATATAGGTGCCTTTCCTGAAATGGCGAGTGGAAGCACTATTCAGGATGCTGTTGCAATACTCGCATCACTCGATCCTATATTAGGCGAAATTGATAGGTAG
- a CDS encoding NuoI/complex I 23 kDa subunit family protein, translating to MFGKGLLNGLRVTLGHLFEKNITQQYPEEHPKLPLRSRCSFKLDSEKCISCSICALSCPNRVINVESYKDENNKKHLTKYDMQLEYCLFCGLCVESCPSKALQVTSDFELSAYSRAETKLTLFNKEELL from the coding sequence ATGTTTGGTAAAGGATTATTAAATGGTCTTAGAGTAACACTTGGACATTTATTTGAAAAAAATATTACTCAGCAGTATCCAGAAGAACATCCAAAGCTTCCATTACGTTCTCGTTGTTCTTTTAAACTGGATTCAGAAAAATGTATTTCATGTAGCATTTGTGCTTTGAGCTGCCCAAATAGAGTTATCAATGTAGAGAGTTATAAAGATGAAAATAATAAAAAGCATTTAACCAAATATGATATGCAATTAGAATATTGCCTTTTTTGTGGACTCTGCGTTGAAAGCTGTCCAAGTAAGGCTCTGCAGGTTACTTCAGATTTTGAATTAAGTGCGTATAGTAGGGCTGAAACAAAGTTAACCCTATTTAATAAGGAGGAATTGCTATGA
- the nuoK gene encoding NADH-quinone oxidoreductase subunit NuoK, translating into MVGLEGYLILASALFCIGLYGAITKRNVISVLMSVELMMNAVNINLVAFNKFLAPEKVTGHIFAIFVIVVAAAEIAVGLAIILNIYRSHTTSNVEDFNILKW; encoded by the coding sequence ATGGTTGGTTTAGAAGGTTATCTAATACTCGCATCTGCTTTATTTTGCATCGGTCTTTACGGAGCTATTACAAAAAGAAACGTTATTAGTGTATTAATGTCTGTGGAACTTATGATGAATGCAGTCAATATTAATTTAGTAGCTTTTAATAAATTTTTAGCACCAGAAAAGGTGACAGGACACATTTTTGCAATATTTGTTATTGTTGTTGCAGCAGCTGAAATTGCTGTAGGTCTAGCTATTATCTTAAATATTTATCGCAGTCATACTACATCTAATGTAGAAGATTTCAATATTTTAAAATGGTAG
- a CDS encoding NADH-quinone oxidoreductase subunit A: protein MIQDYLIIGVFLIASFIFGMVVLLTASLVRPKKPNKEKLSTYECGVETTGPTWIRFKVSYFMYGLVFLLFDVETVFLLPWAVKFKSLGLFALFEMVIFVGILIIGLWYAWKEGALEWK from the coding sequence ATGATACAGGATTATTTGATTATTGGAGTTTTTCTTATCGCTTCATTTATTTTTGGTATGGTTGTTTTATTAACAGCTTCCTTAGTAAGACCGAAGAAGCCAAATAAAGAAAAATTATCTACTTATGAGTGTGGTGTTGAAACAACTGGACCAACTTGGATTAGATTCAAGGTAAGTTACTTTATGTACGGTTTAGTATTTCTACTCTTTGATGTTGAAACAGTATTTTTATTACCATGGGCAGTAAAATTTAAATCATTAGGATTATTCGCACTTTTTGAGATGGTTATTTTTGTAGGAATTTTAATTATTGGCTTATGGTATGCGTGGAAAGAGGGGGCATTAGAGTGGAAATAA
- a CDS encoding NADH-quinone oxidoreductase subunit B, with amino-acid sequence MNFIQDKNIQEKIEKNIILTKLDDTLNYFRAHSFWPLTFGLACCAIEMMAAGGARYDIARFGYEVFRASPRQADLMIVAGTITEKMAPIVKKIYDQMPEPKWVIAMGSCATSGGPFVDSYNVVPGADTFLPVDVYIPGCPPRPEALIHGLLTLKEKIIHQKEVCKGE; translated from the coding sequence ATAAATTTTATACAAGATAAAAATATTCAAGAAAAAATAGAAAAAAATATTATTTTAACCAAATTAGATGATACTTTAAATTATTTCCGTGCACATTCTTTTTGGCCGTTAACATTTGGACTCGCATGCTGTGCTATTGAAATGATGGCAGCAGGAGGTGCTCGTTATGATATTGCACGTTTTGGATATGAAGTTTTCCGTGCTTCACCAAGACAAGCAGATTTGATGATTGTTGCAGGAACAATTACTGAAAAAATGGCACCTATAGTTAAAAAGATTTATGACCAAATGCCAGAACCTAAATGGGTAATTGCAATGGGAAGCTGTGCAACTAGTGGGGGACCATTTGTAGATTCCTATAATGTTGTTCCAGGTGCTGACACATTTTTACCAGTAGATGTTTATATTCCAGGATGTCCTCCACGGCCAGAAGCATTAATCCATGGGCTTTTAACTTTAAAAGAAAAAATTATTCATCAGAAAGAGGTGTGCAAAGGTGAGTAA
- a CDS encoding prenyltransferase, which yields MGFKTIIKLMDIKTLVAGLVPVLLGSVYSRYAFGKLNVLYIILLAIAMILIQSATNMINDYFDYKRGADNNKSEDEKALVSGETTSTQVLFIIVLYQFIALMIGIFLASQTSYYILLVAAIGGLISILYAFGPLPISYTPFGEIISGVTMGIGITTTVIYIQSGIFNINTILVAVPTVLFISTILLTNNLSDIEEDREAGRKTLPIMIGKKNSNKLWVFNVIMLLVLTVCLVLMSIYPIVVLLPVILIYPYKSIRSFLSYEKSAQTKGRSMGLIGQVGLKYHLAVVIGLIIAIIF from the coding sequence ATGGGATTTAAAACAATAATAAAACTTATGGATATAAAAACTCTTGTTGCAGGATTAGTTCCTGTACTCTTAGGGTCAGTTTATTCAAGGTATGCTTTTGGAAAATTAAATGTCTTGTATATTATATTATTAGCAATTGCTATGATATTAATTCAAAGTGCTACTAATATGATTAATGACTACTTTGACTATAAACGTGGAGCAGACAATAATAAGAGTGAAGATGAAAAAGCTCTAGTTAGCGGTGAAACTACATCTACGCAAGTATTATTTATAATAGTCTTATACCAATTTATTGCTCTTATGATTGGTATTTTTTTAGCTAGTCAAACAAGCTATTACATTTTACTAGTTGCTGCAATAGGAGGTCTTATTTCAATTTTATATGCATTTGGTCCTTTACCTATTTCATATACGCCATTTGGAGAGATTATATCTGGAGTTACGATGGGAATTGGTATAACTACTACAGTGATTTATATTCAATCAGGTATATTTAATATAAATACAATTTTAGTTGCAGTCCCTACAGTATTATTTATTAGTACTATATTACTAACAAATAATTTAAGTGATATAGAAGAGGATAGGGAAGCTGGAAGAAAAACACTGCCTATTATGATAGGTAAAAAAAATTCAAATAAGCTTTGGGTTTTTAATGTAATAATGTTACTTGTACTAACAGTCTGTTTAGTGTTAATGAGCATTTATCCAATTGTCGTGTTATTACCTGTAATTTTAATATATCCCTATAAATCAATTAGGAGTTTTCTTTCATATGAAAAAAGTGCTCAAACAAAAGGTAGGAGTATGGGACTTATAGGACAGGTTGGTCTAAAATATCATTTGGCTGTAGTTATTGGATTAATAATTGCAATTATATTTTAA
- the nuoH gene encoding NADH-quinone oxidoreductase subunit NuoH, protein MENIFLNISNWIKSLTLALGIPNAFVSIIMSLVYFIGIVAFVLLNAMFLIYLERKFCGYLQQRPGPNRFGPQGIFQSVADVVKLLGKEDIIPEKTDKLVFVMASLLVMVPALLIYAVLPFGKNMVAVNLNLGLLYFLAISGVSSIPVLMAGWGSNNKYSLLGGMRVVAQMISYEIPMIFSLLGVVMISGSLKLTEIITAQNKVWFIFLQPVAFIIYLIAATAELNRAPFDLAEGEQEIVAGPFTEYSGMRYALFYLAEYTNMFAVSALTATLFLGGASGPLLPSWIWFILKTYVIVLLLMLVRWTFPRFRLDHMMSLNWKYLIPISLINILLTGIGIKIFQLGI, encoded by the coding sequence ATGGAGAATATATTTTTAAATATATCTAATTGGATTAAAAGTTTAACTTTGGCATTGGGAATACCAAATGCCTTTGTAAGTATTATTATGAGCTTAGTTTATTTTATTGGGATTGTAGCTTTTGTTTTATTAAATGCTATGTTTTTGATTTATTTAGAAAGAAAATTTTGTGGTTATCTTCAGCAGCGTCCAGGGCCTAATAGATTTGGGCCACAAGGAATATTTCAAAGTGTAGCTGACGTTGTTAAGCTTCTCGGTAAAGAAGATATTATTCCAGAAAAGACAGATAAATTAGTTTTCGTAATGGCATCATTGTTAGTTATGGTTCCTGCTTTATTAATATATGCTGTGTTACCTTTTGGAAAAAATATGGTCGCTGTAAATTTAAATTTAGGATTGCTTTATTTCTTAGCTATATCTGGAGTTTCTTCAATACCTGTATTAATGGCAGGATGGGGATCTAATAATAAGTATTCCCTTTTAGGTGGGATGAGAGTAGTTGCTCAAATGATAAGTTATGAAATACCTATGATTTTTTCTCTTCTCGGAGTAGTTATGATAAGTGGTTCTTTAAAGTTAACAGAAATTATTACAGCTCAAAATAAAGTGTGGTTCATTTTTTTACAGCCTGTTGCATTTATTATTTATCTTATTGCCGCGACTGCAGAGTTAAATAGAGCTCCTTTTGACTTAGCTGAAGGAGAGCAGGAAATAGTAGCTGGTCCATTCACAGAATATAGCGGAATGAGATATGCACTTTTTTATCTTGCTGAGTATACAAATATGTTTGCTGTTTCAGCACTTACAGCTACTTTATTCTTAGGAGGAGCTAGTGGTCCGTTATTACCTTCTTGGATTTGGTTTATCCTAAAAACTTACGTAATAGTGTTACTGCTTATGTTAGTTCGTTGGACTTTTCCTAGGTTTAGGTTAGATCATATGATGTCTTTAAACTGGAAATATCTTATTCCTATTTCTCTAATAAACATTTTACTAACTGGAATAGGCATTAAAATATTTCAGTTAGGTATATGA
- a CDS encoding NADH-quinone oxidoreductase subunit J: MISAFVFWPIAFLIIAFAIGVVHSKNIIHSALSMILTFIGIAVVFILLRADFLALAQILIYAGAISILIVFAIMLSRKSDMKNSNPFNKLRWTGLVFCLGFFGIITRLILRSNFTYKNLNIENTIGAIADGFFGNYIIPFEVSALLLLVALVGAIILAKGVKN, translated from the coding sequence ATGATATCAGCTTTTGTTTTTTGGCCTATAGCATTTTTAATTATAGCTTTTGCTATAGGTGTCGTTCATTCAAAAAATATTATCCATAGTGCTTTATCAATGATTTTAACATTCATAGGTATAGCAGTGGTTTTCATCTTGCTTCGAGCTGATTTTTTAGCATTAGCACAGATTTTAATTTATGCTGGAGCTATTTCAATCTTAATTGTGTTTGCAATAATGCTTTCTCGCAAAAGTGATATGAAAAATAGTAATCCATTTAATAAATTAAGATGGACAGGTTTAGTATTTTGTTTAGGATTCTTTGGGATTATTACACGTTTAATTTTACGTAGTAACTTTACGTATAAGAATTTAAATATAGAAAATACCATTGGTGCTATTGCAGATGGATTCTTTGGAAATTATATAATTCCATTTGAAGTTTCTGCATTACTATTATTAGTAGCTTTGGTAGGCGCTATTATTTTAGCAAAAGGAGTGAAGAATTAA